Proteins encoded by one window of Dietzia sp. B32:
- a CDS encoding FmdB family zinc ribbon protein: protein MPTYSYRCRDCDVAFDIQQSFDEDSLTVCPQCNGGLRKLFNTVGVVFKGSGFYRTDSRASGEGGSSGKSGGGSLAGSSSGSSSSGSSSSGSSSSGGGGSTSGSSGSGSGSRTGATSGSGSSSGSSTSSSSSSSS, encoded by the coding sequence ATGCCCACCTACTCCTACCGGTGCCGCGACTGCGACGTCGCCTTCGACATCCAGCAGTCCTTCGACGAGGACTCGCTGACCGTCTGCCCGCAGTGCAACGGCGGGCTGCGCAAGCTCTTCAACACGGTCGGCGTCGTGTTCAAGGGCTCCGGCTTCTACCGCACCGACAGTCGCGCCTCCGGCGAGGGCGGATCGAGCGGCAAGTCCGGCGGAGGTTCGCTCGCCGGCAGTTCGTCGGGCAGCAGTTCGTCGGGCAGCAGCTCCTCGGGAAGCAGCTCCTCGGGTGGCGGCGGATCGACGTCCGGGTCCTCGGGCTCCGGTTCGGGCTCCCGCACGGGCGCGACCTCCGGTTCGGGCTCCTCCTCGGGATCGTCGACCTCGTCGTCGTCGTCGTCGTCGTCCTGA
- a CDS encoding 5-formyltetrahydrofolate cyclo-ligase — MQSDRSDLSDGVVPLAVAKSRLRREVLARRAAVPAPVRAERDRMILDHLGRIVAAGTVVCAYVPDDDEAGGRDLAEELIRCGARVFLPVAPVVGPLEWAAYAGPADLVPGRFGIPVPSAPPAGPEFISGADLVLVPAVAVDRTGNRLGRGGGYYDRSLALAGPGTRMLALLDPENLVDHVPAEPHDRPVDGVITPEAVLDFGTWHSPE; from the coding sequence ATGCAGTCCGACCGGTCCGATCTCAGCGACGGCGTCGTCCCCCTCGCGGTGGCCAAGTCGCGGCTGCGCCGTGAGGTGCTCGCCCGCCGCGCCGCCGTGCCGGCGCCGGTGCGCGCCGAGCGGGACCGGATGATCCTCGACCACCTGGGCCGGATCGTCGCCGCGGGGACGGTGGTGTGCGCGTATGTTCCCGACGACGACGAGGCCGGCGGACGGGATCTGGCGGAGGAACTCATCCGGTGCGGTGCCCGGGTGTTCCTGCCCGTCGCGCCCGTGGTCGGCCCGTTGGAGTGGGCGGCGTACGCCGGGCCGGCGGATCTGGTCCCCGGCCGGTTCGGCATTCCCGTCCCGTCCGCACCGCCCGCCGGGCCGGAGTTCATCTCGGGGGCCGATCTCGTCCTGGTTCCCGCCGTCGCCGTGGACCGGACGGGCAATCGACTCGGCCGGGGCGGGGGCTACTACGACCGGTCCCTGGCGCTGGCGGGGCCGGGTACGAGGATGCTCGCGCTCCTGGACCCCGAGAACTTGGTCGACCATGTGCCCGCCGAGCCGCACGACCGCCCCGTCGACGGCGTGATCACCCCGGAGGCGGTTCTCGACTTCGGAACTTGGCACTCGCCGGAGTAG